Proteins from a genomic interval of Sphingobacterium sp. SYP-B4668:
- a CDS encoding helix-turn-helix domain-containing protein, with amino-acid sequence MATLYIKNMVCNRCIIVVQHELDKLGILAKNVTLGEVTLEEDLTDNQKKELDQALGPLGFEFIDDKKSRIIERIKNVIIDLVHHQDKEVKNNLSDILSTALHHDYNYLSNLFSEVESTTIEKYFIAQKIEKVKELLVYDELSLSEIALRLNYSSVAYLSNQFKKVTGLTPSHFKQIKEYKRKSLNEV; translated from the coding sequence ATGGCAACATTATACATAAAAAATATGGTTTGTAACCGCTGCATCATCGTGGTACAGCACGAACTTGATAAGCTGGGTATCTTGGCCAAAAATGTGACGCTGGGGGAGGTGACACTCGAAGAAGATTTGACAGACAATCAGAAAAAAGAGCTGGATCAAGCGCTAGGACCTTTGGGATTCGAGTTTATTGATGACAAAAAAAGCAGGATCATCGAGCGGATTAAGAATGTAATCATCGACTTGGTGCATCACCAGGATAAGGAGGTCAAGAATAATCTATCTGATATCTTAAGTACTGCGCTGCATCATGATTATAATTACCTCTCTAATCTATTCTCGGAAGTAGAAAGTACGACGATTGAAAAATATTTCATTGCGCAAAAGATAGAAAAAGTTAAGGAGCTGCTGGTATACGACGAATTGTCGCTAAGTGAAATAGCCCTTCGACTGAATTATTCTAGTGTGGCTTACCTCAGCAATCAATTCAAAAAAGTAACTGGGCTTACCCCCAGCCATTTTAAGCAGATTAAAGAATACAAGAGAAAATCGTTGAACGAGGTCTAG
- a CDS encoding Gfo/Idh/MocA family protein: MKNSRRDFIKKASLLGAGIYTGANAFSVSSYRRIIGANDRVNVGVIGFSDRHKGAHAPSFLAAYKDLNFDIIAVSDIWKLRREEGVNFWKQKLGHDISSCLNNEALYDIKDIDAVFVSTSDFQHALHTIEAVKAGKDVFVEKPLAETMEDARAVLRAVKESGKIVQIGSQRRSGVNYVAANDFIKSGKFGDIVMVELTWNVNQPGRWRRPELVAKLKETDTDWKRFLLNRPDEPFNARHYLEYRLFWPYSSGIPGQWMCHQIDTVHWFTGLAHPRSVAVNGGNYLWKDGRENADTFTAVFDYGPLDDPSKGFQVLFKSRQTNSGILGGEEVKEIYYSNGGTLNLDTNKITPAGGLPEKYASPMGMKPNLLPEINLNDIRISTEANTGGDPVTLAHVRNWMECVRSRKEPNAPVEAGYNHSIAVIMANAAYRTGEKVTFDDKRQEVIAGGNIFKY; encoded by the coding sequence ATGAAGAATTCACGTAGAGATTTTATTAAAAAAGCAAGCCTATTAGGTGCTGGAATATATACAGGAGCAAATGCATTCAGTGTATCCAGCTATCGGCGGATTATCGGCGCAAATGATCGTGTGAATGTGGGTGTCATTGGATTTTCGGACAGACATAAAGGGGCACATGCGCCGTCGTTCCTTGCCGCTTATAAAGATTTGAATTTTGATATTATCGCTGTAAGCGACATCTGGAAATTGCGGAGAGAAGAGGGCGTTAATTTTTGGAAACAGAAATTGGGTCATGATATCAGCTCCTGTTTAAACAATGAAGCACTCTACGATATAAAAGATATTGATGCAGTATTTGTATCCACTTCAGACTTCCAACATGCGTTACATACAATAGAAGCTGTAAAAGCCGGTAAGGATGTATTTGTAGAAAAGCCTCTTGCCGAAACAATGGAAGATGCGCGTGCGGTACTAAGAGCGGTGAAGGAGAGCGGAAAGATTGTTCAAATTGGCTCCCAACGCAGAAGCGGCGTGAACTATGTTGCTGCAAACGATTTTATAAAGAGTGGAAAATTTGGAGATATTGTCATGGTTGAGCTTACCTGGAACGTCAATCAACCCGGACGATGGCGTAGACCCGAGCTAGTCGCTAAGCTGAAAGAAACTGACACCGATTGGAAGCGCTTTTTGCTCAACCGGCCCGATGAACCTTTCAACGCCAGACATTATTTGGAGTATCGCTTGTTTTGGCCCTACTCATCCGGTATCCCAGGACAATGGATGTGCCATCAAATCGATACCGTGCATTGGTTTACAGGTCTCGCACATCCGCGTAGTGTCGCAGTGAATGGAGGGAATTATCTATGGAAAGATGGTCGGGAAAATGCAGATACCTTCACAGCCGTGTTTGATTACGGCCCCCTGGACGACCCAAGCAAAGGCTTCCAGGTATTGTTCAAGTCGAGACAAACAAACTCGGGTATATTAGGTGGAGAGGAAGTAAAGGAAATCTATTACAGTAATGGCGGGACGCTCAACTTAGATACCAATAAGATTACGCCAGCAGGCGGACTTCCAGAGAAGTATGCAAGTCCAATGGGTATGAAGCCAAATTTATTGCCAGAGATCAACCTCAATGACATCCGGATTAGTACAGAGGCCAATACAGGTGGCGACCCTGTTACCCTGGCGCACGTACGCAATTGGATGGAATGTGTCCGCAGCCGCAAAGAGCCCAATGCACCAGTAGAAGCTGGTTACAACCATTCAATTGCTGTTATTATGGCTAATGCAGCCTACCGAACGGGCGAAAAAGTCACTTTCGATGACAAGCGCCAGGAGGTAATTGCGGGAGGAAATATATTCAAATATTAA
- a CDS encoding GLPGLI family protein, which translates to MRNIMLLLFALSGSLTSKAQRLMASYEYIPSHIATFKEDVYFDGSVKIAIRDSIAQKKKETASGRADEEMETSVLSVVLDGGKNFRKIVIQDPKQKGLLETRSFESKNYLVEDDTFKEIEWNTDYQEDEKFGDKLCKKATADYRGTKLVAYYDPSIPVPAGPYKFGGLPGLIVMLYNESAHPHYWLLKKVSYPFDGQIPVDRSYIHALPKMPLKQYVVQDERKLAEQIRIMRSKLPEGVESSPEEGNKSRGSVEQVYEWENVAD; encoded by the coding sequence ATGCGCAATATCATGTTACTGCTTTTCGCACTCAGCGGAAGCCTTACATCAAAAGCTCAGCGTCTGATGGCTTCCTATGAATACATCCCCTCCCATATAGCAACCTTTAAGGAAGATGTATATTTTGATGGCTCCGTTAAGATAGCCATCCGCGACTCGATAGCCCAGAAAAAAAAAGAAACTGCGTCAGGCCGGGCGGATGAAGAAATGGAGACTTCCGTTCTTTCTGTAGTATTAGATGGTGGCAAGAATTTTAGAAAAATCGTTATACAGGACCCTAAACAAAAAGGCCTGTTAGAAACTCGTTCGTTTGAGAGCAAGAACTATCTTGTAGAAGATGACACGTTTAAAGAAATCGAATGGAACACGGACTATCAGGAAGATGAGAAATTTGGCGATAAACTGTGTAAAAAAGCTACAGCCGACTACCGGGGTACAAAGCTGGTTGCCTACTATGACCCCTCTATCCCCGTACCGGCCGGCCCATATAAGTTTGGCGGACTTCCGGGCCTTATCGTGATGTTATACAACGAGAGTGCTCATCCCCATTACTGGCTTCTAAAGAAAGTGTCCTATCCTTTTGACGGCCAAATACCCGTAGACAGAAGCTATATCCACGCCCTACCCAAGATGCCGCTAAAGCAATACGTAGTGCAGGATGAACGCAAACTTGCAGAGCAGATTCGCATCATGCGCTCCAAGTTACCAGAGGGGGTAGAATCCAGTCCAGAGGAAGGCAACAAAAGTCGAGGCTCAGTGGAGCAAGTCTATGAATGGGAAAACGTTGCGGATTAG
- a CDS encoding TonB-dependent receptor has product MNGKTLRISILLVFLIQLSQSYSQTSIRGKVTARSSIPAGVRIDLVPENTPAGTKYTFTDSKGIFAFSDLKPGHYGISFRSLAFKTVNKSINLTTDTLKLSIELEDNIIQLEEVYVTPKKFHQRVRDTIELDAKSYLQGEERTVEDLLRKIPGMQISENGTIKIGNKEIEKVMVEGDDLFGKGYKLLTQNLSAQPIEKVQVLQRYSNNKHLKGIEHSEKVALNLTLNQESKSQWVGGIDAAGSPFTFEQYNVQAHLMNFGKKATYYLLGSANNNGMETLRGIDHLILSQDPNEPGQIGLQVSTPSFMDNKPRLQEFDQQRSSFNNDKLLSLNGIFNLTKDMKVKWLGFANRKKNTFIRKSLSEYDIEDVRFSNTDDLRYTNSDIGYFSKIDLAYDLNKNATLTYIGTIGNTKDNDTGELTFNGIASLETTQKRSLLSNQLLNYTQKLSERAVLVSSFRWISQHSPINYSTNRYFYGDLFEQDGIETVGQKAENNVEYYGIISQFVKRDAKDNPLSTSISHEITRRNFNSSFYTMGDLGETHRPVDFSNILDIDERNTAISAQYTWKSPRLELTPSITARYLTSILNDRIAQNSTYLQNKLWSPKTTLLWIPHRNGELRSEVSYQRNMSDNALEILPNFVYMGNRTFSRGLKENPMLDAFNLNSVYTLGKMTDKLYTILSAGYSHQFHYIGQQQELTPDYSRIQHVLFKNRTATYFSTQINYFIAVLKGNLRLTTDGQIARYQIQIEGYSPNQIRTVQYQVGLEYRSVWEGPVNIFTKLQINNSSLQNGQTSKFRQARAQANIHARLNKNIRASLKNELYLFDKNLYNQPGYYLFSDFILQYYFRNKKLHLELMANNIFDVTTFTQISLRESYRSTASYTLRPRQVMLGINYSF; this is encoded by the coding sequence ATGAATGGGAAAACGTTGCGGATTAGCATTCTACTGGTATTTCTAATACAGCTCTCCCAAAGCTACAGCCAAACGTCGATACGGGGTAAAGTTACCGCAAGGTCATCTATCCCAGCCGGAGTACGTATAGATCTAGTTCCTGAAAATACTCCCGCAGGAACCAAATATACCTTTACAGACAGTAAAGGCATATTTGCCTTTTCAGACTTAAAGCCAGGCCACTATGGTATTTCTTTTCGATCGTTGGCCTTTAAGACCGTCAACAAATCAATAAATCTAACAACAGATACGTTGAAGCTTTCAATCGAACTGGAAGATAATATAATCCAGCTGGAAGAAGTCTACGTCACTCCAAAAAAATTCCATCAGCGCGTGCGAGATACCATTGAGCTTGATGCCAAATCCTATTTACAGGGCGAAGAGCGGACAGTTGAGGACCTGCTACGCAAGATTCCGGGAATGCAAATCAGTGAGAATGGGACCATCAAGATCGGCAATAAGGAAATAGAAAAGGTAATGGTCGAGGGGGACGATTTGTTTGGGAAAGGCTACAAATTGCTCACACAGAATCTATCGGCACAACCGATCGAAAAAGTACAGGTATTGCAGCGCTACTCTAATAATAAGCACCTAAAAGGGATAGAACATTCGGAAAAAGTTGCGCTCAACCTAACCCTTAACCAAGAGAGCAAATCTCAATGGGTGGGCGGTATAGATGCTGCAGGAAGTCCCTTCACTTTTGAACAGTATAATGTACAGGCACACTTGATGAACTTCGGAAAAAAAGCAACGTATTATCTATTGGGTTCAGCCAACAATAATGGTATGGAAACTCTCCGTGGAATAGACCACCTGATCTTGAGCCAAGACCCCAATGAGCCTGGACAGATAGGCTTACAGGTATCAACACCCTCCTTTATGGACAATAAACCGCGATTACAGGAATTTGACCAGCAACGGTCAAGCTTCAACAACGATAAGCTCCTCTCACTAAATGGCATTTTCAACCTAACCAAAGACATGAAGGTAAAATGGCTGGGATTTGCCAATCGCAAAAAAAACACCTTTATCCGGAAGAGCCTATCTGAATATGATATTGAAGACGTTAGGTTCAGCAATACCGATGACCTTCGTTACACCAATTCGGATATCGGCTATTTTAGCAAAATAGATCTAGCGTATGACTTGAATAAGAACGCAACCCTTACCTATATAGGCACGATAGGCAACACGAAGGACAACGATACAGGCGAACTGACTTTCAACGGCATAGCATCTTTGGAAACAACCCAAAAACGTAGTCTTTTATCCAACCAACTGCTCAACTATACACAGAAACTGTCGGAGCGGGCGGTGCTGGTATCTTCCTTCCGATGGATCAGTCAACATTCCCCCATTAACTATTCCACAAACCGCTATTTCTACGGCGATCTGTTTGAGCAAGATGGGATAGAGACCGTAGGGCAAAAAGCCGAAAATAATGTCGAATATTACGGGATAATAAGCCAGTTTGTGAAGCGCGACGCAAAAGACAATCCTCTTAGCACCTCTATTTCGCACGAGATTACACGTCGTAACTTCAATTCGTCCTTTTATACGATGGGGGATCTTGGAGAAACACACCGCCCTGTGGATTTTTCCAATATTTTGGATATCGATGAGCGTAACACAGCAATATCGGCGCAGTACACTTGGAAATCCCCCCGTCTTGAACTGACACCGAGCATAACTGCACGCTATCTAACATCTATCCTAAATGACAGGATTGCCCAAAATAGCACATATCTCCAAAATAAACTATGGTCTCCAAAAACAACTCTTTTGTGGATACCCCACCGTAACGGCGAACTCCGTTCAGAAGTCTCCTATCAGAGGAATATGTCGGACAACGCACTTGAGATCTTGCCAAACTTTGTATATATGGGGAATCGTACTTTTTCCAGAGGTTTAAAAGAAAATCCAATGTTAGATGCCTTCAATCTCAATTCAGTCTATACGTTAGGAAAAATGACCGATAAACTCTATACTATCTTATCGGCTGGATATAGCCATCAATTCCATTACATCGGACAACAGCAAGAGCTAACCCCCGATTACAGCCGAATCCAACATGTACTTTTCAAGAACAGAACTGCCACTTATTTCAGTACACAGATCAATTATTTCATAGCTGTATTAAAAGGCAACCTTAGACTTACAACAGATGGCCAAATCGCACGTTACCAAATACAAATCGAAGGCTATTCTCCTAACCAGATCCGTACAGTACAATATCAGGTTGGACTCGAATACCGTAGCGTATGGGAAGGTCCGGTAAATATATTCACGAAGCTGCAGATCAATAACTCCTCCCTTCAAAATGGACAGACATCAAAATTCAGACAGGCTAGGGCACAAGCAAATATCCATGCCCGTTTGAACAAAAACATACGTGCATCGCTTAAAAATGAACTCTACCTATTCGATAAAAACCTATATAATCAGCCCGGGTATTACCTATTCTCCGATTTTATCCTACAATACTATTTCAGAAATAAGAAGCTGCACTTAGAATTAATGGCAAACAACATATTCGACGTCACTACCTTTACACAAATATCACTCCGGGAAAGCTACCGGTCAACAGCATCCTATACCCTACGTCCTAGGCAGGTTATGTTGGGCATCAATTATAGTTTTTAA
- a CDS encoding LytR/AlgR family response regulator transcription factor has protein sequence MMNLYILEDEKNILRHLLQMLNEIPYIKVVGYAEGIAEAASEIPFLKPDIVLADIRLKDGNSFQLFDEIGTENFQLVFLTAYDQYAIDALNMGALGYLLKPVDQQALSTVLEKCHHHRGQKTYDTELVTIAKEYYISQGASTNHRIALKSLDCIEIVSLDDIIYCKSDKSYTTFFLKDKREVLVSKGLKQYETMLTKLGFIRCHQSYLVNFLYVKKYYRDGFLEMSSKEMIPVSIRKKEEVLSYLENLA, from the coding sequence ATGATGAACCTCTATATTTTAGAAGATGAAAAAAATATACTGCGCCACCTCTTGCAGATGCTGAATGAAATCCCGTATATAAAGGTGGTTGGCTATGCCGAAGGCATTGCTGAGGCAGCAAGCGAAATACCATTTTTAAAACCAGATATAGTACTGGCCGACATTAGGCTCAAGGACGGGAACAGTTTTCAGCTTTTTGATGAAATCGGAACCGAAAATTTCCAACTGGTTTTTTTAACCGCCTATGACCAGTACGCCATTGATGCCCTCAACATGGGTGCATTGGGCTACCTCCTAAAACCTGTAGACCAACAGGCCCTGAGCACTGTGCTTGAAAAATGCCATCATCACCGTGGGCAAAAGACGTACGATACAGAGCTCGTCACTATAGCAAAAGAGTACTATATATCCCAGGGTGCCTCGACAAACCATCGAATTGCCCTAAAAAGTCTAGACTGCATCGAAATCGTATCTCTCGACGATATCATATATTGCAAAAGCGATAAAAGCTATACCACTTTTTTTCTAAAGGACAAACGAGAGGTATTGGTATCCAAAGGGCTCAAGCAATACGAGACCATGCTGACAAAGTTGGGTTTCATCCGTTGCCACCAATCTTATCTGGTAAACTTCTTGTACGTAAAAAAGTACTATCGCGACGGTTTTCTCGAAATGTCCAGCAAAGAAATGATACCGGTCTCCATTAGAAAAAAAGAAGAAGTCTTAAGCTATCTCGAAAATTTGGCCTGA
- a CDS encoding tetratricopeptide repeat-containing sensor histidine kinase — protein sequence MEDSILVKSRDSKSWPMHFFFQAKLKFWDNESEAGFLMLDSIKVSEPSGDIYFLKQWATLEHQTNSHSVVEAPLMKKIQELLQKAEKAQSRTVYLFYDLAAKAFYQNRNEKAALTYLAKYHEHHPCNWHPVIKQRYYDISFLLASRMGDYEKMGKYNGLARQLALASKNNSALARTYDNEAQIYARKGLVHKSLEYSRLYVSVLERNNSIHDVAYNNLAQSFINSGQLDSAIIYYKKAIDLNKKNMPEKPRYLLYKGLSEAYVQKGDYRKAFEALDFGNKLEVKAIKEIEATNIAEIENKYQTEKKDRNILELKSKNQHNEDIIRQQKWMLFSGLAFAIGLLALIYNVYQQKTLKQKNKLLHSDNNRLKLEHKLLQTQLNPHFVFNSIANLQGLIATGDTSQSVRYLSSFSQLLRDVLEQNRKDFISLDEEIESLENYLHLQQMRYPNLFDYRISIDEHTDLEEVVIPPMLLQPFVENAIEHGFRNLTYKGELDVRFESREHTLSITIDDNGGGMTGQKPQGQKKKSLAQDILRERLQLFYRLNNQNANFEVTEKKVFGQKGILVQINIPTVNFI from the coding sequence GTGGAAGACAGTATCCTGGTCAAAAGTAGAGATAGCAAATCGTGGCCGATGCATTTTTTCTTTCAGGCCAAACTCAAATTCTGGGACAACGAATCGGAAGCTGGATTTTTAATGCTGGATAGCATAAAAGTAAGCGAGCCATCGGGCGATATCTACTTTCTAAAACAATGGGCTACTCTCGAACATCAGACCAATAGCCATAGTGTCGTAGAGGCTCCTTTGATGAAAAAGATACAAGAGCTCTTGCAAAAAGCAGAAAAGGCCCAAAGCAGGACCGTCTACCTTTTCTACGATCTGGCTGCCAAGGCATTTTACCAAAACAGGAACGAAAAAGCCGCACTTACGTATCTAGCTAAATATCACGAGCACCACCCCTGCAATTGGCATCCTGTTATAAAACAACGCTACTACGACATCTCATTCCTGCTCGCATCCCGAATGGGCGACTATGAGAAAATGGGAAAGTACAACGGACTTGCCCGCCAACTGGCCCTAGCGTCCAAAAACAACAGCGCCCTAGCAAGAACCTATGATAACGAAGCGCAAATATACGCCCGTAAGGGACTGGTCCACAAAAGCTTAGAATATAGCCGACTATATGTTTCTGTTCTAGAACGAAACAACAGCATCCATGATGTGGCCTACAACAATTTGGCTCAGAGCTTCATTAACAGCGGACAATTGGATTCGGCTATAATCTACTATAAAAAAGCTATCGATCTGAACAAGAAAAACATGCCCGAAAAACCAAGGTACCTTCTTTATAAAGGACTATCTGAAGCCTATGTACAAAAAGGAGATTACAGAAAAGCTTTCGAGGCTTTGGATTTCGGCAACAAGCTGGAAGTAAAGGCTATTAAAGAGATTGAAGCCACAAACATTGCAGAAATAGAAAATAAGTACCAGACTGAAAAAAAAGACCGGAATATCTTAGAGTTAAAAAGTAAAAACCAGCACAATGAAGATATCATCCGCCAGCAAAAATGGATGCTCTTTAGCGGATTGGCGTTCGCCATTGGACTGTTGGCGTTAATCTACAACGTGTACCAACAAAAAACTCTTAAGCAAAAAAACAAATTGCTGCACAGTGATAACAATCGGTTAAAATTAGAACACAAACTTTTACAAACCCAACTAAACCCTCATTTTGTCTTTAACTCGATCGCCAATCTTCAGGGCCTTATTGCAACAGGAGATACGTCGCAGTCGGTACGCTACCTTTCTTCATTTTCCCAGTTACTGAGGGATGTGCTGGAGCAGAACCGTAAGGACTTCATAAGTCTCGATGAAGAAATTGAATCGCTAGAAAATTATCTGCATTTGCAGCAAATGCGTTACCCCAATCTTTTCGACTATCGGATCAGTATCGACGAACATACGGATCTCGAAGAGGTGGTTATACCCCCCATGTTATTACAACCTTTTGTAGAAAACGCCATTGAGCATGGATTTAGAAACCTGACCTACAAGGGAGAACTGGACGTTCGGTTTGAGTCAAGAGAGCATACACTTTCTATAACGATAGATGATAACGGAGGCGGTATGACCGGCCAGAAACCACAAGGCCAGAAAAAAAAATCATTAGCGCAGGACATACTGAGGGAGCGCTTGCAATTGTTCTATAGACTCAACAACCAGAATGCAAATTTCGAGGTCACCGAAAAAAAAGTATTTGGCCAAAAAGGCATTTTAGTACAAATCAATATACCCACTGTCAACTTTATATAA
- a CDS encoding nuclear transport factor 2 family protein: MITKNDILNLENQLYEAMKSGNLEILDKLLHNDLLFIVPSGETITKEMDLETYRNGNLKIVELIPDVEQLNVMDDLAVITLKIALKGSYSGQSFDAQYRYIRFWKNFSDGIKVVGGSGISI, encoded by the coding sequence ATGATAACAAAAAATGATATTCTAAATCTTGAAAACCAGCTTTATGAAGCTATGAAAAGTGGTAACCTAGAAATACTGGATAAACTGTTGCACAATGATTTACTTTTCATCGTCCCGAGTGGTGAAACCATTACCAAAGAGATGGATTTGGAAACATATCGTAATGGAAATCTGAAAATAGTTGAGCTAATTCCTGATGTTGAACAGCTAAATGTTATGGATGACTTAGCAGTTATTACTTTGAAAATTGCTTTAAAGGGAAGTTACAGCGGTCAATCCTTTGATGCACAATATCGATACATTCGGTTCTGGAAAAATTTCTCCGATGGAATAAAGGTTGTGGGAGGAAGTGGTATTTCGATTTGA
- the tmk gene encoding dTMP kinase, producing MEGKIITIEGLDGSGKSTQIDLLIGKLNELGVKHKFIHFPMLNKGEYGKLIAEYLRGELGSLEHVHPKLVALLFAEDRNEHKALLDGWLNEGYLIIMDRYVNSNIAFQCAKTKEKVDKIELKKWILDFEFNHNSLPTPDLSLFLNVPFSHIENSLNSARTGADRAYLNGKKDIHEDSLELQANVYKEYLTLLDEQSNFHEIECFGNDANWLPKNEIHEAIIEKIHLLDNTIFKNRIFVK from the coding sequence ATGGAAGGTAAAATAATTACGATAGAAGGATTGGATGGCTCTGGTAAGTCAACTCAAATCGATTTACTAATTGGAAAGTTAAACGAATTAGGTGTAAAACATAAATTCATACATTTTCCGATGTTGAATAAAGGCGAGTACGGAAAGTTAATAGCGGAGTATCTCCGAGGCGAACTGGGCTCCTTAGAGCATGTGCATCCTAAATTGGTGGCCCTTTTATTTGCTGAGGACAGAAATGAACATAAAGCGCTACTTGACGGATGGTTGAATGAAGGGTATTTGATTATTATGGATAGATATGTCAATTCGAACATTGCCTTTCAATGCGCAAAAACAAAGGAAAAGGTCGATAAAATAGAATTGAAGAAATGGATTCTTGATTTCGAATTCAATCATAACAGCTTGCCGACTCCAGATCTCTCTCTCTTCTTAAACGTACCTTTCAGCCATATCGAAAACTCGCTGAACTCAGCAAGAACTGGTGCTGATAGAGCATACCTAAATGGCAAAAAAGATATTCATGAAGATTCATTAGAACTACAGGCCAACGTATACAAAGAATATCTAACTTTATTAGATGAGCAGTCCAATTTTCATGAAATCGAGTGCTTTGGTAACGATGCAAACTGGTTGCCAAAGAATGAGATTCATGAAGCCATAATTGAAAAAATCCACCTACTTGACAATACAATTTTTAAGAACAGGATATTTGTGAAATAA
- a CDS encoding PmoA family protein, translating to MKKIIVSTLLLGVIVHSVLAQKKQHIAVQHDKARKEVVVKVNNEPFTALIYPDSLEKPTLYPILAANGEIITRGFPLVPRPNEPTDHPHHIGLWMNYESVNGLDFWNNSSAIPQDKKNKYGWIKKTAISEVKSGNAGVIKYVADWSDIHQHTLLKEHTTFIFTATEGYRTIDRTTTLTAAQHVSFKDVKDGFLGLRVARELELPSKEERKYTDTQGVVTSVEGNATDIVTGNYLTSENKEGDHVWGTRGKWCMLYGKKGGDTISIVIIDHPSNVGYPTYWHARGYGLFAANPLGQKIFSNGTEALNLALETGKSATFRYRVVIASGKERLSTEEINRLSAEFADSSK from the coding sequence ATGAAAAAAATAATAGTATCAACCCTACTTTTGGGGGTAATTGTACATTCAGTCCTGGCGCAGAAAAAGCAACATATAGCTGTACAGCATGACAAAGCGCGGAAGGAAGTCGTGGTTAAGGTCAATAATGAACCCTTTACAGCCCTTATCTATCCGGATAGCCTTGAGAAGCCAACACTCTACCCTATTTTAGCTGCTAACGGCGAGATTATTACCCGAGGATTCCCACTCGTACCCCGGCCGAACGAACCGACAGATCATCCGCACCACATCGGATTATGGATGAACTATGAAAGCGTGAATGGTCTTGATTTTTGGAACAACTCATCCGCCATCCCGCAGGATAAGAAAAACAAGTACGGCTGGATAAAAAAAACAGCTATATCCGAAGTTAAAAGTGGAAATGCGGGGGTCATTAAATATGTTGCAGATTGGAGCGATATCCATCAGCATACTTTGCTAAAAGAACATACAACATTTATTTTTACAGCCACAGAGGGCTATCGGACGATCGATCGCACGACAACACTTACAGCAGCACAACATGTTTCTTTTAAAGACGTTAAAGACGGCTTCTTAGGCTTACGTGTAGCGCGTGAACTGGAACTTCCTTCCAAAGAAGAACGAAAATACACAGATACACAAGGGGTCGTGACCTCCGTAGAAGGTAATGCCACGGATATCGTGACAGGCAATTATTTGACAAGCGAAAACAAAGAGGGCGACCATGTTTGGGGAACACGAGGCAAATGGTGTATGCTCTATGGTAAAAAAGGAGGGGATACAATCAGCATTGTAATAATAGATCACCCAAGCAATGTCGGTTATCCAACTTATTGGCATGCGCGCGGATATGGTTTGTTTGCGGCAAACCCACTTGGACAGAAAATTTTCAGTAACGGGACAGAAGCGTTAAATCTAGCATTGGAAACGGGCAAGTCCGCTACCTTTCGCTATCGCGTGGTGATTGCATCCGGCAAAGAACGACTGTCTACCGAAGAAATCAATAGACTGTCGGCAGAATTTGCTGATTCCAGTAAATAA